The Candidatus Woesearchaeota archaeon genomic sequence AAAAAGCTTAGGAACATATTTAGCCAAAAAAGACTGGGAACAAAGATATTATGTTGATTTTTTCCCGCTTAAATATACACCATTTTTAGACTTTGAAACATTGATCGGGGAAGGCGGGGTTAGTGCCGCTGATTTAGTTGCGTACAATACCAGCGCACCGGAAAAGACAAGGCGCGTAGTTGACCGGTTGAGAGGATCTATTCCTCCAATTAGAGTTAAAAGGATCATGGACGAAAAGAAGCTGAATGAATATAACATAATAAAACATACAGCCCAAAATGATGCAGATATGCAAGCTTTATTTGATTTAGTTTACAATGATGTTGACTTCTGCGTTGAAAGTGTTCAACAGCGTTGCGAGTGGTTAGCATTGCAGGCGTTAAGCCAAGCCAGTGTTTCATTAACTAAGGATAATTCAGCGGGCGTCATAACAGAAAGTGCCGTTGATTTTCAATTGCCAACAGCTAATAAAGAAGTTGTTACAGCAGTTAATAGAAAATGGACAGTAGCCAATGCCAGCACTTCCAAACCTATTACTGATATTAAAACCATTTGCCAGGAAGCCAGGGGAAAGGGCGTTAAGATTAAGCATATTTTAATGAATCCAAGCAAATTAACGGACTTTTTAGCAAGTGAAGAAGTTAGCGCGTTTATTTATGGAATTATGATTAGTGAATCCGGTATAACTCCGGGCGTTGCTCCAACATTAGAAACAGTAAACCGCGTTTTAACTCAATCAGGCTTGCCAGATATTTTAATAATGGATTGTGTTATAGATATAGAAACAGAATCACACGATATTTCAAGTGTTGATCCCTGGACTTCAAAATATGTTAGCTTTATTCCAGAATTACCGTTGGGAAAATTTCTTCACGCGCCGATAGGCGCGGAAGCCGTCAAAGATCCTGGAATAATTCAGAGTAAAACAGGACATATTTTAGTACAAAGTATTTCTTCACAAGATCCAGTTATGCAAAAGACCGTCGGTTTAGCAAATGCTTTTGTATCTTTTGACAAAATAAACCAGGTATGGAGCTTGAATACAGAAAGCAATACTACCTGGTAGAAGTAAATAAGATTTTTAATTTTATGTAATTTGTAAACTCTTTTTTAAGGATCAATGGAAACGGTCGAATCCATTGATTAGCAACGGGGCGATCTATATCGCTTTTGTTTATCTCTTTGTTAGTGATATTCCATTCACTAATCACCAGGGGGAAGGGTTAAATCACTTCCCCCAACAGTAACAGCGGGGAAAGCTGAAGAGGTAAAGGGTTTATGTCTTAGTGATTAAAAATCGTTTGAATATGAGCTTATTTTGAGATGATAAAAAATAAATTATAACTCAATATTGAATTATACAATCTAATTTGTTATTATTTGATTATATATAATGAAAAAGCTCCCGGACTCTACAAAAGTGGGAGCTCTTTCAAAAACGATTTTATTTCAGTTTCTACCCGCATAGTAGCGGGCATTACCTCTTTTTATATTTTAACAGAGGTTAGCAAATAAGTAAATATCAAAGAAAGGAAAGGATAAAAGCAAATGCAAATTTTAGGTGAACTATTTGTAACCGATAATACCAAATTGGTTTTATCAAAAGGTGAATTCAAAGGCCAAGAACGAATTGACCTAAGAACAGAATTTAACAAAGACGGTGAATTTATTAAAACCAGAAAAGGAATCAATTTTAATGCCGAATGGGTTGATGATTTTATTAAATTGGTCGAAAAACTGAAAGACTAAACTCCGGTAGTTGAAAGACTGCCGATAAAAAGCCGGGGCAAAGAGGTAACTCCCGTCGCTTCTTTGCCCTGGCTTAATGACGGGAGATGATTAATATTAAGAAAGATGAATATCCGGAATTAGAACATCCTTACGATAAAAGAAGCAGAATAGAAGCGATAAAATATCCAGAGCGCAATGGTTCAGATGAGATATTTGATAATGAATTATGCGAATTTGTCAAGTTACCAACAGAACAACACAAACGAATCAAATATGGATTTTATCAGGCAAATATATATTCATTGTTAAGGCCAAAAGCGGTGAAGCTTTACGATATTATTTTATTTAATACTGATAAATGGCAAAAAACATATATTGGCAATGATAAATTAAGTAAATATTCAGGCTTATCAATAGAGGATATATCAAAGAGAAGTAACTCATTATTAAATGAATTGGAATATTATCATTTGATTCATAGACACTATACGCCACATTCCAGGGATAAAAGAAAAAGTAGGTGCATAATTATTCATAGGTGGGATAAGGCTTTTGAGTTATTGAAAAGGGATAAAAGAATAATAACAGATGAAAATGGAAATATTACATCAATAGTTGAGCCTTTTTTGGATTATCTCAAAAGAACAAAGAATAAATAAACTCTATAAGGTGGTTAATATCCCACCATATAGACACTGATAAAATTAGAGCAATAGGGGTAGGTGGTTAAAATCCCACCGGGGTAGGTGGTTAAAATCCCACCTTATAAGATACAAGAATAGGTTAGTAAGGATTAGGTGTATTTCTTTTCTCTCTTAGTCTTTTCTTAGAGTCTTATTCTTAGTATTAGGGGTATTTAGGAAAAAGGCCGTTCTTAGGTATTAGAAAGACTCTATTTACCCGGAGAGGCGCAACATAATAAAAATAAGGAAAGGAGTTAGGTTTATGGAAGTTAAAGAATTTATAATTGAGTTAATAAAAGTTGACAAGGTTTATAATGACATGATTGAT encodes the following:
- a CDS encoding major capsid protein; this encodes KSLGTYLAKKDWEQRYYVDFFPLKYTPFLDFETLIGEGGVSAADLVAYNTSAPEKTRRVVDRLRGSIPPIRVKRIMDEKKLNEYNIIKHTAQNDADMQALFDLVYNDVDFCVESVQQRCEWLALQALSQASVSLTKDNSAGVITESAVDFQLPTANKEVVTAVNRKWTVANASTSKPITDIKTICQEARGKGVKIKHILMNPSKLTDFLASEEVSAFIYGIMISESGITPGVAPTLETVNRVLTQSGLPDILIMDCVIDIETESHDISSVDPWTSKYVSFIPELPLGKFLHAPIGAEAVKDPGIIQSKTGHILVQSISSQDPVMQKTVGLANAFVSFDKINQVWSLNTESNTTW
- a CDS encoding transcriptional coactivator p15/PC4 family protein, whose protein sequence is MQILGELFVTDNTKLVLSKGEFKGQERIDLRTEFNKDGEFIKTRKGINFNAEWVDDFIKLVEKLKD